A portion of the Streptomyces platensis genome contains these proteins:
- a CDS encoding FtsW/RodA/SpoVE family cell cycle protein, with product MARAAAARPADTPPPLPLLPKRRGIELALLVGAVLISVCGYLVVGLARGHALPGGAVRYGAGLAGLALLAHLAVRFRAPYADPLLLPTAVLLNGLGLVLIFRLDLDTPADHAAPTQLMWSTVGVGLFIAVVVLLRDHRVLQRYAYVCAALALLLMAAPILFPAINGAKIWIRIAGFSIQPGEFAKVLITVFFAAYLAANRSALAHTGRRMGRLRLPTGRVLGPIVAIWLISVAVLVLERDLGTSLLFFGIFVVLLYVATGRTGWIAVGLILAGVGAAAVGTLEPHVHSRVEDWQHPFAGIAAGRGPGQLAQSLFAFAAGGMLGTGLGQGHSYLIGFAMKSDFILATYGEELGLAGLTALFLLYALLVARGYRAALGLRDPFGSLLAVGLAALPALQVFVIAGGVTGLIPLTGMAMPFLAQGGSSVVTNWIIIALLLRISDRARTPRPEGGGAGNGSGSGLGGATGSPAGSGAAGNGAGSRSGVVSGSRSGAGAAASSGSPERSLVAQDGGSDVGFGARSWVVGFLKPMRSQARTQPPSRHHPPTAPPPASADDAASPEAGR from the coding sequence ATGGCGAGGGCGGCGGCCGCGCGCCCGGCGGACACCCCTCCCCCGTTGCCGCTGCTGCCCAAGCGGCGGGGCATTGAACTGGCCCTCCTTGTAGGCGCGGTCCTGATCAGCGTCTGCGGATATCTCGTCGTGGGGCTGGCCCGCGGGCATGCGCTGCCGGGCGGTGCGGTCCGGTACGGGGCGGGGCTCGCCGGGCTCGCGCTGCTCGCGCATCTCGCCGTCCGCTTCCGCGCCCCGTATGCCGATCCGCTGCTGTTGCCCACCGCCGTACTGCTCAACGGGCTCGGGCTGGTGCTGATCTTCCGGCTCGATCTGGACACCCCGGCCGACCATGCCGCGCCCACCCAGCTGATGTGGTCGACGGTCGGCGTCGGGCTCTTCATCGCGGTGGTGGTGCTGTTGCGCGACCACCGTGTGCTCCAGCGGTACGCCTATGTCTGTGCGGCGCTCGCGCTGCTGCTCATGGCTGCGCCGATTCTCTTTCCCGCGATCAACGGGGCGAAGATCTGGATCCGTATCGCCGGATTTTCCATTCAGCCGGGCGAGTTCGCCAAGGTGTTGATCACCGTCTTCTTCGCGGCCTATCTGGCCGCCAACCGCAGCGCGCTGGCCCACACGGGACGCCGGATGGGGCGGCTGCGGCTCCCCACCGGCCGGGTGCTCGGACCGATCGTCGCGATCTGGCTGATCAGCGTCGCGGTGCTGGTGCTGGAGCGGGATCTGGGCACCTCGCTCCTGTTCTTCGGGATCTTTGTCGTTCTGTTGTACGTGGCCACCGGGCGGACCGGATGGATCGCGGTCGGGCTGATCCTGGCCGGCGTCGGGGCGGCCGCCGTCGGCACGCTGGAGCCGCATGTGCACAGCCGGGTCGAGGACTGGCAGCATCCGTTCGCCGGTATCGCGGCGGGCCGGGGGCCCGGTCAGCTCGCCCAGTCGCTGTTCGCGTTCGCGGCGGGCGGGATGCTCGGCACCGGCCTCGGCCAGGGCCACTCGTATCTGATCGGCTTCGCCATGAAGTCCGACTTCATCCTGGCGACCTACGGCGAGGAACTCGGGCTGGCCGGGCTGACCGCGCTGTTCCTGCTGTACGCGCTGCTGGTGGCCCGCGGCTACCGGGCCGCGCTCGGACTGCGGGATCCGTTCGGCAGCCTGCTGGCCGTGGGGCTGGCGGCGCTGCCCGCCCTTCAGGTCTTCGTCATCGCGGGCGGGGTGACGGGGCTGATTCCGCTGACGGGGATGGCGATGCCGTTTCTGGCGCAGGGCGGGTCGTCCGTCGTCACGAACTGGATCATCATCGCGCTGCTGTTGCGGATCAGTGATCGGGCGCGGACACCACGGCCGGAGGGGGGAGGCGCCGGGAACGGTTCGGGGAGCGGATTGGGGGGTGCGACGGGGAGTCCCGCGGGGAGTGGTGCTGCGGGGAACGGGGCGGGGAGTCGTAGCGGAGTGGTTTCGGGGAGCCGTAGTGGGGCGGGGGCGGCCGCCTCGTCAGGGAGTCCGGAGAGGAGCCTTGTGGCGCAGGACGGGGGAAGTGACGTGGGGTTCGGGGCGCGGAGCTGGGTGGTGGGCTTTCTGAAGCCGATGCGGTCCCAGGCCCGGACTCAGCCCCCATCCCGGCACCACCCCCCGACCGCCCCGCCCCCCGCCTCCGCCGATGACGCCGCGTCACCGGAGGCGGGCCGTTGA